The region TCTTGTTCTTCAATTGGTAGGCTCACTGCATAATTGTAAAGACATTGTAATTGATAATTTAGATGTTAGTCAGAATTGAGATTGGTAATGTAGGTGAATGCATACAAGTTAATTTGGCACCTGGTTTGATTGTCAAATGAGACAATAAAATGACATTGTCTAAACAAAGAGACTTTACAATGACACTTTGCAAAAGGTGTTGTAAAAAAACACTTTGCTAAGGTAAGTGAAATCGATTTTTTTTTTTGCTTGATGATGATTTAAACAAGTTTTGAGAAAGGGGTGTGTCATAGAATGTTGGCTTATGGGCCTAGTAATAATAAGTATAATAGAATTATTAAATATGGCATGTTTATTAAACCGGGAGTTGTAAAATTTGTTTTATAATAATGATAGTAATATATTATTTTAAGATTATCGTAAAATATATAACTTAATTTGAAAATCAATTAGTAATATTACATTAACACTGAGATGTATGTTGCATATTAACATAGAAAACATAATGGTGTGGAAAAAAAAAAGAACCAAACACACATAATGGTGTTCATGGTCAACAACAGTTTACATATACGACATTTATAAGAAATGTAAGTTGTATCTTCCCAAAAAAATGCAACACTAAGACATGAGTAATTTCCAGATTTGTTGTTGTATGCAGTGCTGTAAAATATGTACCAGAAGTATAAAAGTATCATTTATAGTTTGCATTGGAAATGATATGTAaccgaatacaaataatatacTATATATAGGGATATTGATGAATAATGCTGATAACAAATTGAGAAGCTAAAAAATGGAAGTTATAAACACCATTTATATGTTGTGGAAAACCTTTTGTAGACAATGTTTGTTATAGAAGTTTTGGCATTGTTTTTTTTTTCCATCGTGTATCAAGATCTTTATTCAGTTTTTCCTGGTAACCCTAGAAAGTACACATATATATGTCCATAAGTAAAAACATCCTTAGGTATATAAATTGCCACCCAATCCAATGAGTGTCCTTGTGATTTGTTAATGGTCATTGCATAGGATATTATAATTGGGAATTGACGCCGGTTGAGTTTAAATGGCCAAGGGGATTGAGAAGGGGACATATCCATTCTGAGAATATAAATGACTTTTCCATGTCCTTTTCACCCATAATTTCAGCTTCAAGTACATGTGTTGCCATTTTGGTTACAATGAGTCTTATCCCATTACATAAACCTTTAGATTGATCGATGTTTCTCATTAGCATAATGAGCGTTCCTACCTTTAATTTGATGTGATAGTTAGGCAACCCATAATTTTTAATGAGTTGGAAAATTCAGGACTTTGAACGTCAAGCATGTTGTTGCCATGAATTTCTGATCTATCGACATAATTTGAGCTATAATAATCTTTTATGTCACCTATAGAAAGAGTTTGAAGTTAACAGTTAAAAGAAACAACCATGAATATGAAATATAAACTCATATAGACTAAGATTAGTATACCAGGCATCAAGGAAAGCAGATGATTATTAATTTTATCAACCATCTTTATTGTTGATGCTAAGATTGCCCGACTTTGAGGTAGTCGTAAGATTGATAGTTACTGATGAACTAGGGATAAGTACTATTTACGATGGCAACAATTAGATCATCAAACTTTGTAATCAAGATCTCATGGGGAATGTCCATTTCCGCATAACCATCATTTGGTTATGAAACTCTACCTTCACAATTTTTCAACAACCAATTGGAAAATTATGCAATTTCCTTTTTTCCTTGTTCACTCAGACCACAAGTAAGATGTATATTCTTGGTTAAAGTTAAGACATGTACATAGTGCCATGTATATGATCCATTGATGGTAGCGTGTACAATATCATATCGACTCCCCTAGATACAACAAGCAAAATCTGTCTAAAATCACCACAAAATACGACAACCTTTCTACCAAAAACTTCATCAGAATTGCTATAGCTACACATGACACCCTTTAAAGTTTTGTCAAGTGCTTCAAAACAATATTTGTGCGCCATTGGTGCCTCATCTCAAATAATCAACTTTGTTTGCCTAAGGAGTTCCACAACGTCATCATCATAATTAATCTTGCAAGTTAAATTATCCAAAGTTGGTACCGGTATTTTGATATTAGAATGTGTGGTTCTGCCCCCCAGGTAATAATAGATATGTTATTCCACTTGTTGCAATAGTTAAACAAATATCATGTTTAGACCTTAAAGAACTTGCAAGTGTTCTCCATATCTATGTTTTACTGGTACCCCCATAACCATGTAGGAAGAAAACACCTCATTTTTTACTGTTAACAACTGACATGATTTTCTCATAGATTTCGGCCTGCTCATCTTAAATATATAACACCAAAAAGTATACCGTCAGACTTGCCACATATATGTATATTAGAAGTTGCaattgaaataaataattgaaccacaaatgacttgttaAAGCTCTTAACAGATTACAAAATTCGGTCTTCATGGATTGCACGTCGTAACTCCTTTCTTAAAAAATGAGGAGATTTCCTAATTGTTGAAGAACATATCCACTTGTATATGGAATTGTTTTGAATTCGTTAATGCTTTTTCGGTTTGCTTGAAGTAGTGTTTCAATTGCAACCAGTGTTAAATTTTGTAATTTTGATTGACTCAAAATCAAGGCTGCAAGAAATGAGGAAGCGACAAGTTGAGGAAGCAACAAATTAAGTATTACATAAATATTAAATGAAAGTGATATAACATTGTCACAAATGAAAGAGGAATCAACTTTGTGCGAAACTTGTTAAAAGAGTCATAAAATAGAATGGAAAAAATAACAACAAAATTGTTATGACTGGAGCTCCAGACCTGAATTGTTTGTCAGTTATCTTTGTGTGACAGAAGGATAACAATAAAAAGCTTTCTAAGGAAATGTCTTAAACCCTATTGACTCGCTTCTTTAATATCCCCAATGTATTCTCTATCATCTTTAAGGAACCTTATTGCAAGGCAGGCTTCCCTAAAAGAATCATATTGAGTTTCACCAATCTTTACGATTTTCTCATAAGTTGTAGGTCCCTTAACAATAGTTAAATCAGGCGGAGGTAAAGCCTCTCTTTTGCGGCTTCCATATTATTTTTCTCTTTTCATAAACAAACTTGGTGGCAAATTGATCATATGTTAATTCTTTGGCCTCTTCATATTTCCCATTTGTAACTAACCAACAAGTGAACATAGATTCAGTAACATTTTCTTTTTCTAAAACATTTTCCATTCGGTCAAAATCTAAGTAGTACACAACTTTATCACCAATAAGATGGAAAAACATATGTTTGACAACTGTCTTCCTTCCATGAATCTTGTAAGAAAAAAATCTCCAATATGCTTCACTTGGAGAAACATATCTACAATATAGATATTGTTTGGCCTCATTAACATGGTAAGTATCATGCGATGATGCTCCTTTAGAACTAATTACGCTTGCAGTAATTCTATCACACCATTTGTGAATATACTTGAAAATATATTTGATTGAGGTACTTTGGTTGCACCATTCCATATTTATATGAGCTTGGTATTTCAATAGCAACCTTGTATTATATGGCATGGCATACCGATTGTCCAATTGAAtaccatttttgtgaataatgTGTGCTTGGATCTTCTTCTGTATAGTGGATAACCATCAACATCAATAATTGTATCCTCAACGAATTTCTTGGGAAAGTATTTTGAGAATTTTCTATTTTTCATACATGGAGATGATAACCGTGATAGACTGCATGCACCATGGATCATATGTTCCTTAACTAAGTTGTACAAAGTTGGATGAAGTTGAGGGTCTGGAATCTCATCACAAATAATGTTGTATATGTCAGAAGGTGTTGAATATTTACTTTGAGGATGCAAAAATATAAAAATGTGAGCATGTGACATACCTTTTGTTTGAAACTTAATCGTATACATAACTGAAACATAAAGGAAGATTCATAgaaatattaaaaatataatcATGAAGTATTTGAAAGTTTTATTTGAAGGTAGAAGACCTACAAGCCAAAACCTTTCCAAGTACATGTTGTTTTGTTATATCATTCATGAGTTCAACAAATTTGATTTTGAAGAGTTTAGAAATAATATCAGGGAGATCATGTGCCTTCAAATTCTTGGGGGACAATAATCGTGTAATCTCAGGCCAAGTAGGGTTGCAGGTAAATGTTAAAAATAAATCAGGAAATCCTAACTTACTTGAAATAGCCATACCATCAAAATAAAGTTGGTCCATATATCTCTTGATTCCCATAAAAGTAGATGACAACACGACCCACTTTCCTCCTTTGATCCTTTGGTCGTTCTGAGCAATGCCATATTACTCCTGCAAATTTTGATATTTGCCAACTCTTAATTTAGATTGATTCTTACTCAACCAATTAAGACATTCTGACTCCATCATTGTATACCCATCAACCAAAAATTGTTGGAAAAGTCGCCTGGAGTAGAGTAATCTTTTAGCTTCATTTGTGCGCTTCTGCAATCGAAATGATAACCAATCTTTAATGGTATGGCGATTTGTCTTGGTAATGAAACTTATAATTGCCCATAAATTGCATAAAGCTCCAGGAATCTGCAATTAACTTATGATACATGCAATGTTGAAACTCCCTGGGTCTagtgtaatacctcaaaatttgcccccctcattcatgcattcatttttagatcatttaacatttcatattgcatttcatcatgtcaatcggaattagatccaagaagcttgaatatcatccaagacactttgtgggtcctatctgggtgatcagtcaacacaagggaatggcttgagatacttccaacatgttcaaatggggtctattcatcagtcaaaacgttaatcttgaaggagcaaaagtttgttcatgagctgtcatgctcgctaggcgagcagaatgggtcgcctagcgagtcccaagaaaagccaccggaatcacctacgctcagagatatttcttgaactgtcatgctcgctaggcgaagcccacgcgaTTTGAAAAAAccgaaaagaaaaaaaaacgaaataaataaataaataaataaaatataacagaaaaatcttggacttggacctctctcatttgagcccacaaagccatgaaaatcaggttataaattctaaaaaaaattcagtggaaaaaccctagagagattctaactaattcagagcaacctccagagactgaagggaactcatctgcaaagaaccaattccctctcatataaaccctaagattgttctgcaaagccaacggtgcaattcaatttcaatcgatcctccccaatcaggtatgccctatttccactactttatactttcaacctgaaatttctgaatgtatgaggtattatgggtgaatttggaagagtgggtatcgttaggttttgcatgtgggcacatgttttagtatgtatgtcatgtcttgatgtgtggatccttgccccctgactttgaattttgatacccttttgatgcatgtgtttgacaagaggtttaggcctcctacacttggttgctttttgtgagctttttttgtgaattttaatggcatgattcatgtggttacattttgatttggggcaactcttgattgcaccccatcttgtcactctaacctatttgttgagtttttttgtgagggctcacatgactcctaaaaggatagcttgcttggcattccactttatttgtgggatgccatttggagatttattctgattacctgtattgacttgctttctttgatggtgctagctcgagagatctctgggtttcttatttctttagatgttattacttcggatctttatctatgtggtagatctcttgatcctttatctttcccgcattttaccgctttcttagcaggaagacctcaataggaggcaatgtgttcttttgtttatttacttttatgctaaagacctccacgaagaggcaattgacggataaaagggattagtagtcaatcccctgttattcagtgtgtcgttctttatgctcacactacgtgtcgatgcttcaaaacaaaagcccaagatcttttgtccggtcggtcagtggagagggttccacctttctgaatccccacttttgtcatgagctcaccccgtccagggttaagagctatgaggtcttatccttattacccttttgatctgctcaccctgacgttcaatgtcagtggttaagagcccatttgattacccctccatggcttgtttgtcgaggttgatatgacccctcttgactaaagccctacctatatatgtttgagcccccttgttggcgcgtttactttatgcatgtttattttgtatggtgcgatcgtctccccataggtttgctagacttcgtatagtctctcgtttgcatgtcaattaaggtagcactgttccttcgtctaggacttcctttttgcatgagcatccctaaaacacaaacaaactcattgatttttcttctcctaagaacacgttaactccttctactacaggtgagtaagtctccaaaggtcgaacatccggtagattgcgtagtaacgtcgttcacctaaaaaacacaaaccaaacaaaaatagttagccgaactacggttcgctctaattctcattccagatgagatacgtaggcataagacgcgatgtcttaccgagcacacttctccttaacccataggtcagccgagctacgaagtctctgattctcatattcagatgagatacgtatgcagtggatgcgacatccgtgcgagtcattttcttttgacccctcctttagtaaataatacattagataaacccacaccctttatACAAGAACcacaagagtggatcccgtagagtactacggatgcgtaggggtgctaataccttcccttcgcataatcgactcccgaacccaagatttggttgcgagaccttgtcttttcctttcctttttccaggtttacttcgagcgtttcctttccctcctttgggataaataacgcacggtggcgactcttctgtcattccttttctcgccggttgttttttcgcatctcctttttcaggttgcgacagctggcgactctgctggggaccctggtttccctgagtgagtccctcctagcttttgtaggttgtttgtttattgggtgttcattcttttgtatagttatttatttttcagcatttacctgcttcattgcattgtgtacatatcattgaTGCATCTGTTGGCTCTGCggttggtttgtttgtttgttgggatggggtgtcctatgagagataagcccattacccaggcttgagtgtacacacaggttttagagtggatagtcatgaggcttgcgtggcgtgttgctacgttaagtcgttcatgaagacccacatccagacgaggtttcttttggatatattctgtcctatgggtgttccataacggcagatgttcctttagaaatcgtcgactctggtgaccatttcccgagaactcagtcgaggcctctcctccgagacgtgattatgttagctctggtgggcgcattctcaCTGCTCAATCCGAGGACACCGAGACTGGaaacttgctattaggatgtcctattgaggggagtcagtggaggtcttttatcctgtaataatgccaaaccttcagtggtaaacgtattattctcgaccgaagggccgaagttgacaaacttctgttcttagaacctaccagtgaggggcgggctaaattcaggaaaccttaacctccaaccaacccggttttctggagcagagctttgatcttgtattatattcttcagtgggtttctcttcagacagtgcaacccgacagatgttcaagccgatacagcaatcctgattcccatgtcacatcattgcatcacatcattttgcattcatatcatttaacacatgtttatctatttctaggggggtttacatcttcctcttgattccggtcggggtttcTTGGTTCTCTTAAaatggatattggcagaaagagacatgtcgcctacaagtttcctgtggtctgcttggagcctattcaacaactgatgaagttaatggatcctgattctctagaaggattccggaaggagtacggtttgattctaagtttcgtcacggttctctccaaagatcaacatgatgctctctttacattgttgcagttctatgatcctccattgaggtgtttcacattcccggattacattctggtccctactttggaggaggttgctagttttctcagaattcctatcaagccgcagttgctattctacagttccgagtttctgcccgatctcagcatggttgctttgGCCACATGTCTGGGGAAGTCAGTCTTGCAGTCTAATATATGTCAGAaaggaggagtcagtggttttcatttgagtttccTAGTAGGGGAAGCTAAGAAGAAGCTTGAAGAgggtgaccagaggggtttcaatgctgtgctggctctttgtgtgtatgggatcgtcttgttttCTAATGTGGTgaaatttgtggacgtagacgccatacgcctcttcgtgttgggaaatccagtgccgaccttgttgggagatttctttcattcagtgcatcacaggaatgagaaaagaaggggaggattggtgaattgttgtgcgcctttgttttataagtggttcagttcccacctgCCCAAGTCAGGAGCATTCGttgatgtcaaggactcgttgagttggtcgaagagattgatggggataagagctaaagatatttcttggtggtcagaccgGGGCTTGCTTggggcggatattattcacagttgtgggaacttcccgaatgtaccgttggtaggaagaagaggaggtatcaactacaatccttctctggcagtcagacagtttggatatgctttaagaactccgcctttggaaaaggatgtggaagaatctctgtttttccattcttcatttgatctgactgtatcccgtaaggcaaCTGAGGCTTGGatcaaggtgatcaagagaggaaggactgtgcttggaaaaggagattgcaagacttaccctcagtatgaagattggcatcaaggaagagtcgaagagtttggtctgccatTTCCTATTGAGGAACCTTcgtatccacctactcctgagcagtcaacaatggtgaatcgagaagagtatgacaaattgaaaaatgccatggaggagcttcaatctgaaaactctgagttaagtgtgaagctgcaagactgtatgcatcaattccataaggcggaatatcagaagagggaagccgtcagattgcaaggggaagcagagaggaaattagttgtggaggtggatttcttcaggaagacagacgaagccttgagatcatccaattctgagttgaggcgagtcaaacagcagttagcagatgctcatggtaagttagctggttggcaagagcaatgggatacatttttagcttctcggaaggcaaaagaggaggagacGGTGGTccaattgactggtcagatggagaagttgaagatcCTGCTGAGGGAGAAGAACCATGAGCTGctgtgcgcccgttcaaccaatggcTATATCACATATCAGTTCAATAAAGCTCAAGGACAGATTGaggaactcaaagtgctggcaggtttgaagaaatccagacttgaagaggtattcggagaagatgatgggaattactacagagagcacatcaacgagttggatggagttattcacaaaaggaatctgcttatccggtGTTTGACAGAATCTCCATATTGTCCTGACACAGTGGCACTACTGGCTGAAGTaaggagcagtccttatgggttgtatacaggaggctgattcctgattttttgttcctctctttacttattgtattgtagtgatgatccacaggcttgttgtggagatcctttTTGATGTACTATTGGCTAAGGCCGTTTCCCTTCGCGAACTCATTTATATGATGGTTTTCCTTATTGCATATTGATCTTCGAAGTTTATCTACGACTCGGTCTTCTTgcgtgagactggaatcaagggggtagaataccctttggaatcgATAAACGTATCATTGCATTTACATgttcatttgcatatcttgcataacaggtaccgctgcggtgttctcatattatttggtgttccactagcaggatagctgacccaggcactcaccggtacggtacccgcagaaaccaccagagagcaatggaaagcctacaagcagagctcgccgagatgaagattcacatgaatcagttcatggatgtggttcaaggggtggctcagggacagcaagagctcaggcagatgatgcagaggaatcccgccactactcaaccagagacgttgactgatcctccagctggagaggttaatgaacccagtggaccggggcctaccccgatcctactTGTCAACTCCGATCAGcaacccgtccatgatgatcaggaggatcagttccccttgcttcaggaggactttggtatgagtcatggtatggaccctatgtttcggagactggaagagaggttgaaggcagtggaaggacagaatcctctgggagtagacgttgctgacttgggattggtcccaggcgtaagggtgccaccgaaattcaaggtcccgatattcgacaaatacagtggcaactcttgcccgaagacccatgtgcaagcctactttcgaaagatggttgcatactccgatgacgagaagttgcttatgtactttttccaggatagcctagctggggcatccttggaatggtacgtgaggctggatagagcccacatccgttgctggagggatttggcggaggctttcgtgaagcagtatcaatataatgcagacatggctccggacagaactcaacttcagaatctgtatcttaaaagcaatgagtgcttcagggaatatgctcaacgctggagagaaacagtttcccgtgttcaacctcctatgttggaaaaggaaatggctaacatgttcatgaacactctgcccggacccTATTTGGAGCGactggtgggttgcaatgcctccaactttaCTGATCtagtctctaccggtgagagggtggagaactatttgaagacatacaagatccagagtggaggtggatcctcatcaggggtgaagaagtcgttcattcagggacagaagaggagagaaggggatgtaagtgccatatcttcttatcagaacagggataaccggaggaataactttcagaactatcatcagcaaccgtatgttgcggctgtgaccattccagctgcagcaccactacaacaacaacaaccccagcgtcaaccagctcagtaccaaccacaacaaccgggtaatagacccgcttatcaacagaggccaaggatgatggaccggcgtttcgacactcttccaatgtcgtacgctcagctactttctagtcttcaacaactacaacttatgcagttacgcactctggctcctcccgttggtagacctctgatgggttacgacgccaacgctaggtgtagcttccactctggggcacctggccacaatattgagaactgcaaagcttttaagcacgtagttcaggacctcatagattcaaaggccatcgaccttgcaccggctccgaatgtcgtcaacaatcccatgccccagcatggtggtgcgaatgttaatatgatggaaggggaagccagacccgtcaaagatgtgttgaagctgaagactccgttgttggatatcaagggctacttgttgaaggctgatgttttccccggttgtgggaagggttgt is a window of Lathyrus oleraceus cultivar Zhongwan6 chromosome 6, CAAS_Psat_ZW6_1.0, whole genome shotgun sequence DNA encoding:
- the LOC127095612 gene encoding uncharacterized protein LOC127095612 gives rise to the protein MAISSKLGFPDLFLTFTCNPTWPEITRLLSPKNLKAHDLPDIISKLFKIKFVELMNDITKQHVLGKLCIRLSFKQKKKIQAHIIHKNGIQLDNRITASVISSKGASSHDTYHVNEAKQYLYCRYVSPSEAYWRFFSYKIHGRKTVVKHMFFHLIGDKVVYYLDFDRMENVLEKENVTESMFTCWLVTNGKYEEAKELTYDQFATKFVYEKRKIIWKPQKRGFTSA